In the genome of Triticum urartu cultivar G1812 chromosome 5, Tu2.1, whole genome shotgun sequence, one region contains:
- the LOC125508025 gene encoding ATP-dependent RNA helicase DEAH12, chloroplastic-like, with the protein MARSHADRPFRPPDRGPLPPHRSQQHSQPHPQTAAILLLRAGPDFSSPSATEVDALVAGLRPDSLSVFSSGRHAARLLFRSLPAAAAAARDLWSLRLEGRHLLTPYLPDAALAAKAFPLISSLFASHASRLLDSDLVSRLAARSSQLAASVQTVKHRLRVRRSNLRDFDQFNLQRKTLEADKDLLDAKIAEYKAAMMSIRRAMLSGTDEEEEVGQEEEGVDLFGIVEDDDVDFARVHTMMLRECRRLNEGLPIYAYRRKILNHIFANQVMILIGETGSGKSTQLVQYLADSGLAANGSIVCTQPRKIAAITLARRVDEESNGCYAENFVSSCSTFSGSRGFSSKIIFGTDSYLLHHCMNDTGLDGVSYIIVDEAHERSLNTDLLLALIKKKLLDRVDLRLIIMSATADANRLAEYFYGCQTFHVKGRNFPVEIKYIPDVSVDASFNIVPNSLNDACATASYVNDVVRVVSVIHKNEEDGAVLAFLTSQLEVEWACENFSDASAVVLPMHGKLSHVEQSRVFNSYPGKRKIIFCTNMAETSLTIKEVKYVVDPGLAKESRFVPSSGLNVLKVNWISQSSANQRAGRAGRTGAGKCYRLYSESHFRMMEVHQEPEIRKVHLGTAVLRILALGVRDAQNFEFVDAPNPEAINMALKNLEQLGAVKCKCNLFELTDTGRYLVKLGIEPRLGKIMLDCFDSGLRKEGVILAAVMANSSSIFCRVGTNEEKHKADLQKVRLCHQDGDLFTLLAVYKKWEDGNGNRNMWCWQNSINAKTMRKCQDTISELENCLKHELNIIIPSYWCWNPEVPSMHDKLLKRIILSSLSGNLAMFLGHEKFGYQVISTDQAVNLHPSCSLLNYGSKPEWVVFTEILSIPNQYLVCVTAVDHDALYALHSMSFIHQLEKHKLQIKVISGLGHNLLRRFCGKYGQNQHRIISHLKEECRDDRITVEINFKNNEVVLFATRQDIEKVFCIVNGALECEAKMLRNECLERRLFPGRPGSSPLALFGSGAEIKHLELGKRYLTVEVLHQNAHDINDKELIFLVGSLIPGVANFHKSAGNFRIASDETKWGKFTFLKPEDAEDAVLKLNGIEFHGSSLKVVPVCSSDNRGLPFPAVRARLSWPCNPSRGRAFGTRLLRLREAPIIGPSVSACEEALIREISSFMPNKSFPGQNFRVEVFPPEENNSMMRATITFDGSLHREAAGALDHLEGSFLPCCQPWQMIRCKHVFHSTLSCPLHVYNVISQEVNSLLESFRSQKGVSYNFEKTDNGIFRLKLTANATKTIADLRRPLEILMKGNTINHPDLTISAVQLLLSHDGVAHLKSIEQETGTYILYDRQSLNIKVFGHQDQMATAETKLVHALTELLEKKPLEISLRGHNLPPDLMKKTVENFGVDLEGLKKEMPAVNVELHKQRHLLKVWGSKEDKRRVEGMISELITSVKQNALVQLPSGSVGGSKDKQRDDNELAQDACPICLCETEDPFELESCGHMFCRACLVDQCESAMKSHDAFPVCCLKTGCRKPFLIVDLKHLVSNEKLEDLFRASLRAFVTSRAGMYRFCPTPDCQSIYQVAAPDAETKPFVCGACYVEICTKCHLEYHPLMSCEAYKQYKEDPDATLLEWRRGKENVKNCPSCGYTIEKSEGCNHVECRCGSHICWACLANFRSSEECYGHLRSAHQSFVDIV; encoded by the exons ATGGCTCGATCTCACGCCGACCGCCCCTTCCGCCCGCCGGATCGGGGTCCGCTGCCGCCGCACCGCTCACAGCAGCACAGCCAGCCGCACCCACAGACCGCCGCGATCCTCCTCCTTCGCGCGGGCCCCGATTTCTCCTCCCCGTCCGCCACGGAGGTCGACGCGCTCGTCGCCGGCCTCCGCCCCGACAGCCTCTCCGTCTTCTCCTCCGGCCGCCACGCCGCTCGCCTCCTCTTCCGCTCCCTCCCTGCGGCCGCGGCCGCGGCGCGTGACCTCTGGTCGCTCCGCCTCGAGGGCCGCCACCTCCTCACCCCGTACCTCCCCGACGCCGCCCTCGCCGCGAAGGCATTCCCCCTAATCTCCTCGCTCTTCGCCTCCCACGCCTCCCGCCTCCTCGACTCCGACCTCGTTTCCCGTTTAGCCGCCCGCTCATCTCAGCTCGCAGCCTCCGTCCAGACTGTCAAGCACCGCCTGCGCGTCCGCCGCAGTAACCTCCGCGACTTCGATCAGTTCAATCTCCAGAGGAAAACGCTGGAGGCTGACAAGGATTTGTTAGACGCTAAAATTGCCGAGTATAAAGCAGCAATGATGTCGATACGTCGTGCGATGCTAAGTGGGACGgatgaagaggaggaggtggGCCAGGAGGAGGAGGGGGTTGATCTGTTTGGGATTGTGGAAGATGATGATGTGGATTTTGCGAGGGTGCACACGATGATGCTGCGTGAGTGCAGGCGGCTCAATGAGGGGCTACCAATCTATGCATACCGTAGAAAAATTCTCAATCACATATTCGCTAACCag GTTATGATCTTAATTGGGGAAACTGGTTCTGGGAAAAGCACACAATTGGTTCAGTATCTTGCTGACTCAGGTCTTGCTGCCAACGGTTCAATTGTCTGTACCCAACCTCGAAAAATTGCTGCTATAACGTTGGCACGTAGAGTAGATGAAGAAAGCAATGGCTGCTATGCAGAAAATTTTGTGTCGTCATGTTCAACCTTTTCCGGTTCTCGGGGCTTCAGTTCGAAGATCATATTTGGCACAGATAGTTATCTTTTACATCACTGCATGAATGATACGGGCCTGGATGGCGTTTCATACATTATTGTTGATGAAGCTCATGAAAGAAGCTTGAACACCGATCTTCTCTTAGCTTTGATAAAGAAGAAGCTGCTTGATAGGGTGGATTTGCGACTCATTATAATGTCTGCCACTGCTGATGCTAATAGACTAGCTGAATACTTTTATGGCTGTCAAACATTCCATGTTAAAGGGCGaaattttcctgttgaaattaAATATATCCCAGATGTATCAGTGGATGCTTCCTTCAATATTGTACCAAACTCTCTGAATGATGCTTGTGCTACTGCTTCTTATGTCAATGATGTTGTAAGGGTGGTAAGTGTGATTCACAAGAATGAAGAAGACGGTGCCGTACTTGCTTTCTTGACATCTCAACTGGAAGTTGAGTGGGCCTGTGAAAACTTCAGCGATGCAAGTGCTGTGGTACTTCCTATGCATGGAAAGCTTTCCCATGTAGAACAGAGTCGTGTTTTCAACAGCTACCCCGGTAAGAGAAAAATTATCTTCTGCACGAATATGGCTGAAACGTCGCTGACCATCAAAGAAGTGAAGTATGTTGTTGATCCTGGACTGGCCAAGGAGAGCAGATTTGTGCCTAGTAGTGGTCTCAATGTGCTGAAAGTAAATTGGATTTCCCAAAGTTCCGCTAATCAACGTGCTGGCCGGGCCGGTCGAACAGGCGCAGGGAAGTGTTACAGGCTTTACTCTGAATCTCACTTCAGAATGATGGAAGTACATCAAGAACCTGAAATCCGGAAAGTTCATCTTGGCACTGCTGTTCTGAGAATACTTGCTTTGGGTGTTAGGGATGCACAGAATTTTGAGTTTGTTGATGCCCCAAATCCAGAAGCAATCAATATGGCTTTGAAGAACCTTGAACAATTGGGTGCTGTCAAATGTAAATGTAATTTGTTTGAGCTGACTGATACTGGACGCTACCTGGTCAAATTGGGAATTGAGCCAAGGCTTGGCAAAATTATGCTTGATTGCTTTGATTCTGGTTTGAGGAAGGAAGGTGTAATTCTAGCTGCTGTTATGGCAAATTCTAGCAGCATATTTTGTAGAGTGGGCACTAATGAGGAGAAACATAAAGCTGACCTTCAGAAGGTCCGATTGTGTCACCAAGATGGAGATCTCTTCACTTTACTCGCTGTTTATAAAAAATGGGAGGATGGGAATGGAAACAGGAATATGTGGTGCTGGCAGAACAGCATCAACGCCAAGACCATGAGGAAGTGCCAGGATACTATATCAGAGCTTGAAAATTGTCTAAAGCATGAACTCAACATTATTATCCCAAGTTATTGGTGTTGGAATCCGGAGGTTCCCTCTATGCATGATAAGTTGCTAAAGAGAATTATTCTATCATCTCTTTCAGGCAATCTTGCTATGTTTTTAGGACATGAAAAGTTTGGTTACCAGGTGATTTCGACAGATCAGGCTGTGAACCTTCATCCCTCATGCTCATTGCTCAATTATGGCAGCAAGCCAGAGTGGGTGGTGTTTACCGAAATCTTATCAATCCCAAATCAGTATTTGGTATGTGTAACTGCTGTTGATCATGATGCGTTGTATGCACTTCATTCCATGTCCTTCATTCATCAACTGGAGAAACATAAGCTGCAGATAAAAGTGATTAGTGGGCTTGGTCATAATTTATTGCGAAGATTTTGTGGCAAATATGGCCAAAATCAACACAGGATTATCTCACATCTCAAGGAAGAATGCAGGGATGACCGAATAACAGTCGAAATTAACTTCAAAAACAATGAAGTTGTGTTATTTGCTACAAGGCAGGACATAGAAAAGGTCTTCTGTATTGTTAACGGTGCTTTGGAGTGTGAAGCTAAGATGTTGAGGAATGAGTGCCTCGAGAGAAGATTATTTCCTGGGAGGCCTGGCAGTTCTCCTCTTGCATTGTTTGGCTCGGGTGCTGAAATCAAGCATTTGGAACTTGGGAAGAGGTATCTAACAGTAGAGGTTCTCCATCAAAATGCCCATGATATCAATGACAAGGAGCTTATTTTTTTGGTGGGCAGTCTGATCCCCGGTGTCGCTAATTTTCATAAATCAGCTGGGAACTTTCGGATAGCCTCAGATGAAACGAAATGGGGGAAGTTTACATTCCTCAAACCTGAAGATGCTGAAGATGCTGTGTTAAAATTGAATGGAATAGAGTTTCATGGTTCCTCATTAAAAGTGGTTCCAGTATGTTCTTCTGATAATCGAGGATTACCATTTCCTGCGGTAAGAGCTAGACTATCATGGCCATGTAACCCAAGCAGGGGGCGTGCATTTGGGACCCGTTTGCTCAGGCTCAGGGAAGCACCCATAATTGGCCCTTCTGTTTCTGCATGTGAAGAAGCGCTGATTAGAGAAATTTCTTCATTCATGCCAAACAAGAGTTTTCCTGGACAAAATTTCCGTGTTGAAGTCTTCCCTCCAGAGGAAAACAACTCAATGATGAGAGCAACTATAACTTTTGATGGAAGTCTTCATCGAGAGGCTGCAGGAGCGCTGGACCATCTTGAAGGAAGCTTTCTTCCTTGTTGTCAACCTTGGCAGATGATACGGTGCAAGCATGTATTTCATAGTACTCTGTCCTGCCCATTACATGTTTACAATGTTATCAGCCAGGAAGTTAATTCTCTGCTTGAGAGTTTCCGAAGCCAGAAAG GTGTGTCTTACAATTTCGAAAAGACTGATAATGGTATTTTCCGGTTAAAGCTCACTGCAAATGCCACAAAAACAATAGCAGATTTGAGAAGGCCTCTTGAGATTTTGATGAAAGGCAACACTATAAACCACCCTGACCTGACAATAAGTGCAGTTCAGCTACTTTTGTCCCATGATGGTGTAGCACATTTGAAATCTATTGAACAAGAAACTGGTACTTACATTCTTTACGACAGACAAAGTCTGAATATTAAAGTCTTTGGGCACCAAGATCAGATGGCTACAGCAGAGACAAAATTGGTGCACGCACTTACAGAGCTCCTTGAGAAGAAGCCCCTGGAAATTAGTCTTCGTGGCCATAACCTCCCTCCAGACTTGATGAAGAAAACAGTAGAGAACTTTGGAGTTGATCTGGAAGGACTTAAGAAAGAAATGCCTGCAGTAAATGTTGAGTTACATAAACAGCGACATCTACTTAAAGTTTGGGGTAGTAAAGAGGATAAGCGAAGGGTTGAAGGGATGATCTCTGAGCTGATAACCTCTGTTAAACAGAATGCCCTGGTTCAACTTCCGTCAGGGAGTGTTGGAGGAAGTAAGGATAAGCAAAGGGATGACAATGAGCTGGCGCAGGATGCGTGCCCTATTTGCTTGTGTGAGACTGAAGACCCTTTTGAGCTTGAATCATGTGGGCACATGTTTTGTCGGGCTTGCTTAGTGGATCAGTGTGAATCTGCCATGAAATCTCATGATGCGTTCCCTGTTTGCTGCCTGAAAACTGGATGCAGGAAGCCCTTCCTCATAGTTGATTTGAAGCACCTGGTGTCTAATGAGAAGCTGGAGGACCTATTCAGAGCTTCCTTGAGGGCATTTGTTACATCTAGAGCAGGAATGTATCGCTTCTGCCCGACACCCGATTGCCAATCCATCTACCAAGTGGCAGCTCCAGATGCAGAGACCAAGCCTTTTGTCTGCGGGGCTTGCTATGTCGAGATCTGCACCAAGTGCCATCTTGAGTATCATCCTTTGATGTCCTGTGAGGCTTACAAGCAATACAAGGAAGACCCAGACGCGACGCTGCTTGAATGGCGCAGAGGGAAGGAGAATGTGAAGAACTGCCCTTCGTGTGGATACACGATCGAGAAATCTGAGGGCTGCAACCATGTCGAGTGCAGGTGCGGCAGCCATATCTGCTGGGCATGCTTGGCGAACTTCAGGAGCAGCGAGGAGTGTTATGGCCATCTCAGGTCTGCGCACCAATCCTTTGTGGACATTGTGTAG
- the LOC125508027 gene encoding uncharacterized protein LOC125508027 yields MGRTETERRPAAAVLLRRYFSRRRNRNNEKNHLRKKELDYLVRRLRSRILRVPALAPRSWDLVRQREPECSAGHACRWPARYGRKVVEKQDDGGHRRPDLELALFDVVCLGVVLLLPPRKAVARPGLDARVLAYIMPTICAMICLG; encoded by the exons ATGGGACGCACCGAGACAGagcgtcgccccgccgccgccgtcctcctccgCCGGTACTTCTCGAG AAGACGAAATCGAAACAACGAGAAGAACCACCTTCGGAAGAAAGAACTGGATTACTTGGTGAGGAGGCTGCGCAGCAGGATTCTGAGAGTGCCAGCTCTAGCACCGCGCTCATGGGATCTGGTCAGACAAAGAGAACCTGAGTGTAGTGCAGGCCATGC GTGCAGGTGGCCGGCGAGGTATGGGCGGAAAGTGGTGGAGAAgcaagatgatggtggccaccGCCGACCCGACCTGGAGCTGGCCCTCTTTGATGTCGTGTGCCTTGGGGTGGTTTTACTCTTGCCTCCACGGAAAGCTGTAGCTCGACCTGGACTGGACGCCCGTGTGCTTGCATATATAATGCCAACGATTTGTGCGATGATCTGCTTAGGTTGA
- the LOC125508026 gene encoding AAA-ATPase ASD, mitochondrial-like — protein sequence MEGAMVEWWPWFGSAVASTIFLWSMVQNHIPDALRLNLAALAAKLTAYFNPYLQITISENGAQRWKRSELFLAVEAYLSDACACRARRLKAELGKDSKNIQVSIDDHEGVTDDFSGATLWWHASKQRPKSNVISLYPGEDEKRFYRVTFHKQHHDLVLDSYLPFILGEGRTVIIKNRQRRLFTNKASGSSSPYGAKSAWSHVPFEHPATFDTLAMDPKQKEDVIDDLMAFQESKEYYAKVGKAWKRGYLLYGPPGTGKSTMIAAMANFLDYDVYDLELTAINNNTELRKLFIETTGKSIIVIEDIDCSADLTGKRRKDKKASRDKDSDGNDKPKLPIEPEKDDATKVTLSGLLNFIDGLWSACGGERIIIFTTNYKEKLDPALIRRGRMDKHIEMSYCRFESFKVLAKNYLDVVEHELFGEIQQLLEETDMSPADVAENLMPMSKKKKRDPDVCLAGLIEALKQAKEDAAVAKAKEEEVAKEAEAKKAKEKEEAEMKKAKEKDQGKDKTSEEAIGDNMQADKIQE from the coding sequence ATGGAGGGGGCGATGGTGGAGTGGTGGCCATGGTTCGGATCGGCAGTGGCGAGCACCATCTTCCTATGGTCCATGGTGCAGAACCACATCCCGGACGCCCTCCGGCTCAACCTCGCCGCTTTGGCCGCCAAGCTCACCGCCTACTTCAACCCTTACCTCCAGATCACCATCTCGGAGAACGGCGCCCAGCGCTGGAAGCGAAGCGAGCTCTTCCTTGCCGTCGAGGCCTACCTGAGCGACGCATGTGCCTGTCGCGCGCGCAGGCTCAAAGCCGAGCTCGGCAAGGACAGCAAGAACATCCAGGTCTCCATCGACGACCACGAGGGGGTCACCGACGACTTCTCCGGCGCCACGCTCTGGTGGCACGCCTCCAAGCAGCGACCCAAGTCCAATGTCATCAGTTTGTACCCTGGCGAGGACGAGAAGCGCTTCTACCGGGTCACCTTCCATAAGCAGCACCACGACCTCGTCCTCGATTCTTACCTGCCTTTCATCCTCGGCGAGGGCCGCACCGTCATCATCAAGAACCGCCAGCGCCGCCTGTTCACCAACAAAGCCAGCGGCAGCTCGAGCCCTTACGGGGCCAAGAGCGCCTGGAGCCATGTACCGTTCGAGCACCCGGCGACCTTCGACACCCTTGCCATGGACCCCAAACAGAAGGAGGACGTCATCGATGACCTCATGGCGTTCCAAGAGAGCAAGGAGTACTATGCTAAGGTCGGCAAGGCGTGGAAGCGCGGGTACCTCCTTTACGGCCCGCCCGGCACCGGCAAGTCCACTATGATAGCCGCCATGGCCAACTTCCTCGACTACGATGTCTACGACCTCGAGCTCACGGCCATCAACAACAACACCGAGTTGCGGAAGCTCTTCATCGAGACGACGGGCAAGTCCATCATCGTCATAGAGGACATTGACTGCTCCGCCGACCTCACCGGAAAACGCCGCAAGGACAAGAAGGCCTCTCGCGACAAGGACTCTGATGGCAACGACAAACCCAAGCTACCAATCGAGCCAGAGAAGGATGACGCGACCAAGGTGACGCTCTCTGGCCTGCTCAACTTCATCGACGGGCTGTGGTCTGCGTGCGGCGGCGAGCGGATCATCATCTTCACCACCAACTACAAGGAGAAGCTGGACCCGGCACTGATCCGGCGGGGCAGGATGGACAAGCACATTGAGATGTCTTACTGCCGCTTTGAGAGCTTCAAGGTACTCGCCAAGAACTACCTGGATGTCGTCGAGCACGAGCTGTTTGGGGAGATTCAGCAGCTGCTCGAGGAGACTGACATGTCGCCCGCTGACGTGGCAGAGAACCTCATGCCCATGTCCAAGAAGAAAAAGAGGGACCCTGACGTATGCTTGGCAGGCCTCATCGAGGCGCTCAAGCAGGCCAAAGAAGACGCGGCGGTCGCCAAGGCGAAGGAGGAAGAGGTGGCCAAGGAGGCTGAAGCGAAGAAAGCCAAGGAGAAAGAGGAGGCTGAAATGAAGAAAGCCAAGGAGAAAGACCAAGGGAAGGACAAAACATCAGAGGAAGCCATTGGAGACAACATGCAAGCTGACAAGATACAGGAGTAG